A stretch of the Capsicum annuum cultivar UCD-10X-F1 chromosome 8, UCD10Xv1.1, whole genome shotgun sequence genome encodes the following:
- the LOC107839763 gene encoding nectarin-1-like precursor (The RefSeq protein has 3 substitutions compared to this genomic sequence) has product MSAFGKLVVIMVMAMLAISLDKAYAGDPDMLQDVCVADLNSSLTVNGYLCKKNFSEIDFSSMAIAKAGSTNTTFGSLVTGANVMKVPGLNTLGVSMARIDHAPGGINPPHTHPRAAEMIFVLVGELDVGFITTSNVLVSKHIVKGEVFAFPRGLVHFQQNNGDVPAAVVAGFNSQLPGTQSIATTLFASSPTVPDSVLTKTFQIGTKEVEKIKSRLAPKK; this is encoded by the exons ATGTCTGCGTTTGGAAAATTGGTTGTGATAATGGTTATGGCTATGTTAGCCATTAGCTTAGATAAAGCTTATGCTGGAGATCCAGACATGCTTCAAGATGTTTGTGTTGCTGATCTTAATTCCA GTTTAACCGTAAATGGATATCTCTGCAAGAAGAACTTTTCAGAAATAGACTTTTCATCAATGGCAATAGCAAAGGCAGGATCAACCAACACCACATTTGGTTCCTTAGTCACAGGTGCAAATGTCATGAAAGTCCCTGGCCTCAACACACTTGGTGTGTCCATGGCTCGTATCGACTATGCCCCTGGTGGAATTAACCCACCTCACACTCATCCTCGTGCCACTGAAATGATCTTTGTCTTGTTGGGTGAATTAGACGTTGGTTTTATTACAACATCTAATGTTTTGGTCTCAAAGCATATAGTTAAAGGTGAAGTGTTTGCTTTCCCTAGAGGACTTGTACATTTCCAGCAGAACAATGGTGATGTTCCAGCAGCCGTCGTCGCGGGCTTCAACAGCCAGTTGCCGGGGACACAATCGATTGCTACAACGTTGTTTGCTTCCTCACCAACTGTTCCTGATTCTGTCTTGACTAAAACATTCCAAATTGGTACTAAGGAAGTTGAGAAAATTAAGTCAAGGTTGGCACCTAAGAAATAG
- the LOC107839764 gene encoding nectarin-1, with the protein MSAFGKLVVIMVMAMVAISLDKAYAGDPDMLQDVCVADLNSSFSVNGYLCKKNFSEIDFSSMVIAKPGATNNTFGSLVTGANVMKVPGLNTLGVSMARIDYAPGGINPPHTHPRATEMVFVLEGELDVGFITTSNVLVSKHIVKGEVFAFPRGLVHFQQNNGDVPVAVISAFNSQLPGTQSIATTLFASTPTVPDHVLTKTFQVGTKQIEKIKSRLAPKK; encoded by the exons ATGTCTGCATTTGGAAAATTGGTTGTAATAATGGTTATGGCTATGGTAGCCATTAGCTTAGATAAAGCTTATGCCGGAGACCCAGACATGCTTCAAGATGTTTGTGTTGCTGATCTTAATTCCA GCTTTAGCGTAAATGGATATCTTTGCAAGAAGAACTTTTCAGAAATAGACTTTTCATCAATGGTCATAGCAAAGCCAGGAGCAACCAACAACACATTTGGTTCCTTAGTCACAGGTGCAAATGTCATGAAAGTCCCTGGCCTTAACACACTTGGTGTGTCGATGGCTCGTATCGACTATGCCCCTGGTGGAATTAACCCACCTCACACTCATCCCCGTGCCACTGAAATGGTCTTTGTCTTGGAGGGTGAATTAGATGTTGGTTTTATTACAACATCTAATGTTTTGGTCTCAAAGCATATTGTTAAAGGTGAAGTGTTTGCTTTCCCTAGAGGACTAGTACACTTCCAGCAGAACAATGGTGATGTTCCAGTAGCCGTCATCTCGGCCTTCAACAGCCAGTTGCCGGGGACACAATCGATTGCAACAACGTTGTTTGCTTCCACACCAACTGTTCCTGATCATGTCTTGACCAAAACATTCCAAGTTGGTACAAAGCAGATCGAGAAAATTAAGTCAAGGTTGGCACCTAAGAAGTAA